A region of Anolis sagrei isolate rAnoSag1 chromosome 2, rAnoSag1.mat, whole genome shotgun sequence DNA encodes the following proteins:
- the TPI1 gene encoding triosephosphate isomerase has product MAPRKFFVGGNWKMNGDKKSLGELIKTLNGGKVAGDVEVVCGAPTIYLDFARQKLDAKFGVAAQNCYKVSKGAFTGEISPAMIKDIGATWVILGHSERRHVFGESDELIGQKVAHALAEGLGVIACIGEKLDEREAGITEKVVFEQTKAIADNVKDWSKVVLAYEPVWAIGTGKTATPQQAQEVHEKLRGWLKSHVSDAVSQSTRIIYGGSVTGATAKELASQPDLDGFLVGGASLKPEFIDIINAKH; this is encoded by the exons ATGGCGCCAAGGAAGTTCTTCGTGGGCGGGAACTGGAAGATGAACGGCGACAAGAAGAGCCTCGGGGAGCTCATCAAGACCCTCAACGGGGGCAAGGTCGCCGGGGACGTCG AGGTGGTTTGCGGCGCTCCCACCATCTACCTTGACTTTGCCCGCCAGAAGcttgatgccaagtttggtgtggcTGCACAGAACTGTTACAAAGTGTCCAAGGGGGCTTTCACAGGAGAAATCAG TCCTGCCATGATAAAGGATATTGGAGCTACCTGGGTGATCTTGGGACACTCTGAGAGAAGACATGTCTTTGGCGAGTCAGATGAG CTTATTGGGCAGAAGGTGGCCCACGCCTTGGCTGAGGGTCTTGGTGTCATTGCCTGCATTGGGGAGAAACTGGATGAGCGAGAGGCTGGCATCACAGAGAAGGTGGTGTTTGAACAGACCAAGGCTATTGCTG aTAATGTGAAGGATTGGAGCAAAGTAGTTCTTGCCTATGAGCCAGTTTGGGCCATTGGAACTGGCAAAACTGCAACACCCCAACAG GCCCAGGAAGTTCATGAGAAGTTGCGAGGCTGGCTGAAGAGCCATGTATCTGATGCTGTTTCGCAATCAACCCGAATAATCTATGGAG GCTCAGTCACTGGTGCCACTGCCAAAGAACTGGCTTCTCAACCTGATTTGGATGGCTTTCTTGTTGGTGGAGCCTCTCTCAAGCCTGAATTTATAGATATAATCAATGCAAAACACTGA